Proteins from a genomic interval of Micropterus dolomieu isolate WLL.071019.BEF.003 ecotype Adirondacks linkage group LG16, ASM2129224v1, whole genome shotgun sequence:
- the zgc:194209 gene encoding adipocyte plasma membrane-associated protein, with product MLGNRSLLAALIALAVGVYLLPSPIDPKPHVLKGPPPALEGPLAVNTRLQKGHRLFTGKLHGPESFTADEEGNVYTGTVDGKLWRIGPDDSLTLVTQMGQNLPECGSSTDYEPVCGRPHGVRLDRHGQLIVADSYFGLYSINPTTGEKTLLLANSQGADGVPFAFLNGLEISSQTGIIYFTDSSSRWGRRHVRLEVIELNSLGRLLSYDPDTGSVKVLLDSLYMPNGIVLSPDERFLLLAETSIGRLLRYWLKGPKAGTKEILMDNMIGYPDNIRLSDHGTFLVGITTPRFKKATPPFLDMIAPYPAVKRFLAKVIPLSWYNLLLPHYALVLELGLDGEIVGSLHDPEGRLTWAISDVFQHRGRTYLGSTDLPFLPVLEGWESS from the exons AT GTTGGGTAACAGATCGTTGTTGGCGGCTTTGATCGCTCTGGCTGTTGGAGTTTACCTGCTGCCTTCTCCCATAGACCCCAAACCACATGT ACTGAAGGGGCCTCCTCCGGCCCTCGAGGGGCCGCTGGCTGTCAACACCCGTCTGCAGAAGGGCCACAGGCTGTTTACTGGGAAACTACACGGACCAGAATCCTTCACTGCTGATGAGGAGG gtAATGTGTACACGGGGACAGTGGACGGGAAGCTGTGGAGGATCGGCCCTGATGACAGCCTCACCCTCGTCACACAGATGGGACAGAATTTACCAGAATGtg GCAGCAGTACAGACTATGAGCCTGTGTGCGGCCGTCCTCATGGTGTTCGTCTGGATCGTCACGGTCAGCTGATAGTTGCTGACTCTTACTTTGGGCTGTATAGCATCAACCCCACAACTGGAGAAAAGACTCTGCTCCTTGCAAACTCACAGG GTGCTGATGGCGTTCCCTTTGCCTTCCTAAATGGCCTGGAGATTTCCTCCCAAACTGGGATCATTTATTTCACAGACTCTTCCAGTCGCTGGGGACGTAGACATGTTAGACTGGAG GTGATCGAGCTGAACAGCCTCGGCCGTCTTCTCTCGTACGATCCTGATACAGGCAGCGTGAAGGTCCTGCTGGACTCCCTCTACATGCCCAACGGCATCGTCCTGTCGCCTGACGAACGCTTCCTGCTGCTCGCAGAGACCAGCATCGGACGCTTGctgag ATATTGGCTGAAGGGCCCGAAGGCTGGTACCAAGGAGATCCTCATGGACAACATGATCGGATACCCGGACAACATCCGCCTTAGTGACCATGGAACATTCCTGGTTGGCATAACTACGCCACGGTTCAAGAAGGCCACGCCTCCCTTCCTGGACATGATCGCCCCGTACCCGGCTGTCAAACGCTTCCTGGCAAAG GTGATTCCTCTGAGCTGGTACAACCTTCTGCTACCGCACTACGCTCTGGTCCTCGAGCTGGGGTTGGACGGCGAGATTGTGGGATCACTGCACGACCCTGAAGGCCGCCTGACGTGGGCCATCAGCGACGTCTTCCAGCACCGCGGGAGGACCTACCTGGGCAGCACCGACCTGCCGTTCCTGCCCGTCCTGGAGGGATGGGAGAGCTCATGA
- the gnsa gene encoding N-acetylglucosamine-6-sulfatase — MKMGSNRPLALLNYLLICVTLWSHLNCGVSAKSYRKPNIVLILTDDLDIALGGLSPLSKTKKLIGDAGISFTNAFVASPLCCPSRASILTGKYPHNHHVINNTLEGNCSSKAWQKSEEAQTFPALLQRYGDYQTFFAGKYLNQYGHSEAGGVEHVPPGWNYWVALEKNSKYYNYTLSVNGKPQKHGANYSKDYLTDVLANMSLDFLQYKSNYLPFFMMVSTPAPHSPWTAAPQYKDSFNNTKAPRDPNFNVHGKDKHWLIRQAKTPMTNSSVQFLDDAFRKRWRTLLSVDDLVEKIVKRLEVRGELDNTYIFFTSDNGYHMGQFSLPLDKRQLYEFDIRVPLMVRGPTIKPNQTSQMLVANVDLGPTILDIAGYDVNKTQMDGMSFLPIMEGKMNGSSWRTDILVEYEGEGSNVSDPACPLLGPGVSECFPDCVCEDSYNNTYACVRTVAPAANLQYCEFDDNEVFVEVYNVTGDPYQLTNIAKTIDQEVLEKMNHRLMMLQSCSGQSCRTPGVYDSRYKFDPRQMFSSHSWRLSRLRQKMK; from the exons ATGAAAATGGGCTCAAATCGTCCTCTTGCGTTATTGAATTACCTCCTAATCTGCGTCACTCTGTGGAGCCACCTGAACTGCGGGGTGTCTGCAAAGTCATACCGCAAACCAAACATTGTTTTGATCCTCACCGACGACTTGGACATCGCTCTAGGGGGTCTG AGTCCACTCAGCaagacaaaaaaactaattggTGATGCAGGGATATCATTCACAAACGCA TTTGTTGCCAGCCCGCTGTGCTGCCCCAGTCGAGCCAGCATCCTGACGGGAAAATACCCGCACAACCACCACGTCATCAACAACACGTTAGAGGGAAACTGCAGCAGCAAAGCCTGGCAGAAGAGCGAGGAAGCTCAGACCTTCCCCGCCCTTCTTCAGAGGTACGGCGACTACCAGACCTTCTTCGCTGGGAAATATCTTAACCAG tatgGGCACTCAGAGGCTGGAGGAGTGGAACATGTTCCTCCAGGCTGGAACTACTGGGTCGCACTG GAGAAAAACTCTAAATACTACAACTACACTCTGTCAGTGAATGGAAAGCCTCAGAAACATGGAGCCAACTACAGCAAAGACTACCTGACAGACGTCCTG gccaACATGTCTCTGGACTTCCTCCAGTATAAATCCAACTACCTGCCGTTCTTCATGATGGTGTCCACGCCGGCCCCTCACTCCCCGTGGACAGCAGCTCCTCAGTACAAAGACAGCTTCAACAACACTAAGGCTCCCAGAGACCCCAACTTCAACGTCCACGGGAAG GACAAACACTGGTTGATCAGACAAGCTAAAACCCCCATGACCAACTCCTCTGTTCAGTTTCTGGACGATGCTTTCAGGAAACG GTGGCGAACTTTGCTGTCCGTGGACGACCTGGTGGAGAAAATAGTGAAGAGGTTGGAGGTCAGAGGTGAACTGGACAATACATACATCTTCTTTACCTCTGACAACGGCTACCACATGG GTCAGTTCTCTCTTCCTCTGGATAAGAGGCAGCTCTATGAGTTTGACATCAGAGTTCCTCTTATGGTCAGAGGACCAACGATCAAGCCCAACCAGACCAGCCAG ATGCTGGTGGCCAACGTCGACCTCGGTCCGACCATCCTGGACATCGCTGGCTACGACGTCAACAAGACGCAGATGGACGGCATGTCCTTCCTGCCCATTATG GAGGGGAAGATGAACGGCAGCAGCTGGAGAACAGACATCCTGGTGGAGTATGAAGGAGAGGGAAGCAACGTGTCCGACCCCGCCTGCCCTCTGCTGGGACCAGGAGTGTCG GAGTGTTTcccagactgtgtgtgtgaggactCGTACAACAACACCTATGCGTGTGTGCGCACAGTCGCCCCCGCTGCCAACCTGCAGTACTGCGAGTTTGACGATAATGAG GTGTTCGTAGAAGTCTACAACGTGACAGGAGACCCCTACCAGCTGACCAACATTGCAAAGACCATCGACCAGGAAGTCCTGGAGAAGATGAACCATCGGCTGATGATGCTGCAGTCCTGCTCCGGACAGTCGTGTCGGACACCCGGAGTGTACGATTCAAG GTATAAGTTTGACCCACGACAGATGTTTTCCAGCCACAGCTGGCGGCTCAGCAGACTCAGACAGAAGATGAAATAA